The proteins below are encoded in one region of Limnochorda pilosa:
- a CDS encoding M28 family metallopeptidase, which produces MPAWDHLRELTTRFDHRTSTSGNERAASVWIEERLRGWGYEVLRHPFRAPRETLYTGPPVVGLAVFVLALAAERVPAAWGWAAFAGSLVALVPLMGELLGSGPNLDRVLPLRPSQSVEAIRPALGEARRTLVITAHYDTQRASLLFAPGFAPFVRPFLTLGYAALLGTPLAMLLRLLLPGAGWVRVVLGVLLALLAITMGFLLICKATARDINGANDNGSGTAVALALAERMAGAGRPEGAKAGKAGASGAEEERDAAIPVPAEVEVRFLFTGCEEVGLRGMAAWMDGRGRSLPPGSPFVNLDNLGGGILRYQMAEGMLVPFPSDRTLVEQAAEVAREMEAERGRTVLTAWSPLHYLPTDGLIPLRRGFPTLTFIGRDEAGQIPNYHWTSDTLSGLGPDHLDEVEEAVARFVGRLLARAVTGPRSSPGPLPPPGRARSRPRAGSPPGRR; this is translated from the coding sequence ATGCCGGCCTGGGACCATCTGCGCGAGCTGACCACCCGTTTCGACCACCGCACCTCCACCAGCGGGAACGAGCGCGCCGCCAGCGTCTGGATCGAGGAGCGATTGAGAGGATGGGGCTACGAGGTGCTCCGGCACCCCTTCCGGGCGCCCAGGGAGACCCTTTACACTGGGCCGCCGGTGGTGGGCCTGGCCGTCTTCGTGCTGGCGCTTGCGGCGGAGCGGGTGCCGGCGGCGTGGGGATGGGCGGCGTTCGCCGGAAGCCTGGTCGCCCTGGTCCCGCTCATGGGTGAGCTCCTGGGGAGCGGCCCCAACCTGGATCGGGTGCTCCCGCTCCGCCCCTCCCAGAGCGTGGAGGCGATCCGCCCCGCCCTGGGAGAGGCCCGGCGGACGCTGGTGATCACGGCCCACTACGACACGCAGCGGGCCTCCCTCCTCTTTGCGCCGGGCTTCGCTCCCTTCGTGAGGCCCTTCCTCACCCTGGGATACGCCGCCCTCCTGGGCACGCCCTTGGCCATGCTCCTGAGGCTGCTGCTGCCGGGCGCAGGCTGGGTCCGGGTGGTGCTCGGGGTCCTGCTGGCGCTGCTGGCGATCACCATGGGCTTCCTTCTCATCTGCAAGGCGACGGCCCGGGACATCAACGGCGCCAACGACAACGGATCCGGAACGGCGGTGGCCCTGGCCCTGGCGGAGCGGATGGCGGGCGCCGGTCGTCCAGAGGGTGCGAAGGCCGGGAAAGCCGGCGCCTCCGGCGCCGAGGAGGAGCGGGATGCGGCCATCCCGGTGCCGGCCGAGGTCGAGGTCCGCTTCCTCTTCACCGGGTGCGAGGAGGTGGGGCTGCGGGGCATGGCTGCCTGGATGGACGGTCGCGGGCGCAGCCTGCCGCCCGGGAGCCCGTTCGTCAACCTGGACAACCTGGGAGGCGGGATCCTCCGCTACCAGATGGCCGAGGGGATGCTCGTCCCCTTCCCGTCGGACCGGACCCTGGTGGAGCAGGCGGCGGAGGTCGCCCGGGAGATGGAGGCGGAGCGGGGCCGGACGGTCCTCACCGCCTGGAGCCCGCTCCACTACCTTCCCACCGACGGGCTCATCCCGCTCCGGCGGGGCTTTCCCACCCTCACCTTCATCGGGCGGGACGAGGCGGGGCAGATCCCCAACTACCACTGGACCAGCGACACCCTGTCGGGCCTCGGCCCTGACCACCTGGACGAGGTGGAGGAGGCAGTGGCCCGCTTCGTGGGGCGGCTGCTGGCCCGGGCCGTCACCGGGCCACGCTCGTCGCCTGGGCCTCTTCCGCCTCCAGGCCGGGCTCGGTCGCGGCCACGAGCTGGGTCCCCACCAGGTCGCCGGTGA
- a CDS encoding dicarboxylate/amino acid:cation symporter has translation MSWISSYFRFPLIWKIAIGFVLGAIVGLLVGPSIAVIRPLGTLFLRLLQMLVVPLIFFTLVVGAASVSPSRLGRVGGKVIVYYLVTSAVAITLGVLIALAVQPGAGLLMPAEAPEARTPPALSQVLLEIVPTNPFQALSRGDVLAVIFFALIVGLSISAMEHAGDRRVKEQAGLLFRLSQGATEVMFRIVRGVLEYAPFGVFALIAVTLGTVGVRALVPLGKLTGVVYGGVALQIVFYVVLLKLFRQGIRRFFSAAQDPMLTAFVTRSSSGTLPVTMRAAERLGISESIYGFSLPLGATVNMDGTALYIGASVIFVANVAGVSLTPAQLVGVIVTGTLASIGTAGVPGAGLIMLSLAITQAGLPMGPVALVAGIDAILDMVRTMCNVTGDLVGTQLVAATEPGLEAEEAQATSVAR, from the coding sequence GTGTCCTGGATCTCATCGTATTTCCGCTTCCCCCTGATCTGGAAGATCGCCATCGGCTTCGTGCTCGGGGCGATCGTGGGGCTCCTGGTGGGACCGTCCATCGCCGTGATCCGGCCCCTCGGGACCCTCTTCCTCCGGCTCCTGCAGATGCTGGTGGTTCCCCTCATCTTCTTCACCCTGGTGGTGGGGGCGGCCTCGGTGAGCCCCAGCCGGCTGGGACGGGTGGGCGGCAAGGTGATCGTCTACTACCTGGTCACCTCGGCCGTCGCCATCACCCTGGGCGTGCTCATCGCCCTGGCGGTGCAGCCGGGCGCCGGCCTGCTGATGCCGGCCGAAGCCCCCGAGGCCCGCACGCCCCCGGCCCTCAGCCAGGTGCTGCTGGAGATCGTGCCGACCAACCCGTTCCAAGCCCTCTCCCGGGGCGACGTTCTGGCCGTCATCTTCTTCGCGCTGATCGTGGGGCTCTCCATTTCGGCGATGGAGCACGCGGGCGACCGGCGGGTGAAGGAGCAGGCCGGGCTCCTCTTCCGCCTGTCCCAGGGCGCGACCGAGGTGATGTTCCGGATCGTGCGGGGGGTGCTGGAGTACGCGCCCTTCGGCGTCTTCGCCCTCATCGCGGTCACCCTGGGCACCGTGGGCGTGCGGGCGCTGGTCCCCCTGGGCAAGCTGACGGGCGTGGTGTACGGGGGCGTGGCCCTGCAGATCGTCTTCTACGTCGTACTCCTCAAGCTCTTCCGCCAGGGCATCCGCCGCTTCTTCAGCGCCGCCCAGGACCCGATGCTCACGGCCTTCGTCACCCGCTCCTCCAGCGGCACCTTACCCGTCACCATGCGGGCGGCGGAGCGTCTGGGGATCAGCGAGTCGATATACGGGTTCTCGCTGCCCCTGGGCGCCACGGTGAACATGGACGGCACTGCCCTCTACATCGGCGCCTCGGTCATCTTCGTGGCCAACGTGGCAGGGGTGAGCCTGACGCCCGCGCAGCTGGTGGGCGTCATCGTCACCGGCACCCTAGCCTCCATCGGAACCGCGGGGGTGCCCGGAGCAGGGCTGATCATGCTCTCGCTGGCCATCACCCAGGCGGGGCTTCCCATGGGCCCCGTGGCGCTGGTGGCCGGCATCGACGCCATCCTGGACATGGTGCGCACCATGTGCAACGTCACCGGCGACCTGGTGGGGACCCAGCTCGTGGCCGCGACCGAGCCCGGCCTGGAGGCGGAAGAGGCCCAGGCGACGAGCGTGGCCCGGTGA
- a CDS encoding LacI family DNA-binding transcriptional regulator, whose protein sequence is MASKAGVSPATVSRVLNGNNHVHPELRRKVLDAARDLHYTPDYSARSLSRRRTATLGLLLPDVANPFFAEIARGVEDASAEAGYTLLIGSTDGDPLREEHYVASFQAGRVDGVLFAGAHLGAPLLEGWLERGVAVGLVDRLVDVREDVPVDAVLTDNVRGGALAVRHLVSLGHDRLAVVTGPLHVRTAADRLEGARRAAAERGVTLPADRVVEADFKEPGGYEAARVLFSRPDPPTAVFAQNDMMALGILRYLEEAGLRVPDDVAVCGFDDIAFAALSRPALTTVAQPKYEMGRLAAELLVQRLASRKSLPRRLVLQPRLVLRRTTVVRKEEVDDPRNQASSQRPS, encoded by the coding sequence GTGGCAAGCAAGGCGGGCGTCTCTCCCGCCACCGTCTCCCGGGTGCTGAACGGGAACAACCACGTCCACCCGGAGCTGCGCCGGAAGGTGCTGGACGCGGCCCGGGACCTCCACTACACGCCCGACTACTCGGCCCGCAGCCTCAGCCGGCGCCGCACCGCCACCCTCGGCCTGCTCCTTCCCGACGTCGCCAACCCCTTCTTCGCCGAAATCGCCCGGGGCGTGGAGGACGCCTCGGCCGAGGCCGGCTACACCCTGCTCATCGGCAGCACCGACGGCGACCCCCTGCGCGAGGAGCACTACGTGGCGAGCTTCCAGGCGGGACGGGTGGACGGCGTCCTCTTCGCCGGGGCGCACCTGGGGGCGCCCCTCCTCGAGGGATGGCTCGAACGGGGTGTGGCCGTCGGCCTGGTGGACCGCCTGGTGGACGTGCGCGAGGACGTTCCGGTGGACGCCGTCCTCACCGACAACGTCCGGGGCGGCGCCCTGGCCGTGCGGCACCTGGTGAGCCTCGGCCACGACCGGCTGGCCGTGGTCACCGGTCCTCTGCACGTCCGCACGGCCGCGGATCGCCTGGAGGGCGCCCGGCGGGCCGCTGCAGAGCGGGGTGTGACCCTTCCCGCAGACCGCGTCGTCGAGGCCGACTTCAAGGAGCCCGGCGGTTACGAGGCAGCCCGCGTCCTCTTCTCGCGACCGGACCCGCCCACGGCCGTCTTCGCCCAGAACGACATGATGGCGCTCGGCATCCTCCGCTACCTGGAGGAGGCGGGGCTGCGGGTGCCCGACGACGTGGCCGTGTGCGGGTTCGACGACATCGCCTTTGCCGCCCTGAGCCGGCCCGCCCTCACCACCGTGGCCCAGCCCAAGTACGAGATGGGTCGCCTGGCCGCCGAGCTCCTGGTGCAGCGCCTGGCCAGCCGGAAGAGCCTGCCCCGCCGGCTGGTCCTCCAGCCCCGCCTCGTTCTCCGCCGGACCACTGTGGTACGAAAGGAGGAGGTCGATGACCCGCGCAACCAGGCGTCCTCCCAGCGGCCCTCGTGA
- a CDS encoding sugar ABC transporter ATP-binding protein, translating into MRTLPGAARDETQRPILSVRGMGKVFPGVVALDGVDLDLYPGEVHALVGENGAGKSTLMKVLSGIYRPDAGQVLWDGAPVVAHSPGEARRLGLSIVHQEFNLVGPLSVAENLFLTDLPSSGGLLRVGEMRKRARDLLARLDLALDVTRPVESLSVAEMQLVEIARALASDCRVLILDEPTAALTRAEVERLFDVLRGLRSRGVALVYISHKLEEVFALADRVTVLRDGRQVGSGPAASWTREEVIARMVGRELSGYFPARQRQPGPPLLEVRDLSVPGKLFDVSLTLRQGEILGVFGLMGAGQELLARALFGAVPGTQGQILLDGRPVRLASPAAAISHHLALVTEDRKQEGLVLIDDVVGNTTLAALRRFSPGGFLQRRRQREVTGRFVERLRIRTPSLSQEVGHLSGGNQQKVVLAKWLATEPRVLILVEPTRGIDVGAKAEIYQIMNELAAQGRALLFVSPELPEILGLSDRILVMAEGRIRAELDPARTSQEEIMALATGVGVAAHGGPGSGAPAGGGRP; encoded by the coding sequence ATGAGGACCCTTCCCGGCGCTGCCCGAGACGAAACCCAACGGCCCATCCTGTCGGTGCGCGGCATGGGCAAGGTCTTTCCAGGCGTGGTGGCCCTGGACGGCGTGGACCTGGACCTGTACCCAGGAGAGGTCCACGCGCTGGTGGGCGAGAACGGGGCGGGCAAGTCCACCCTCATGAAGGTGCTCAGCGGCATCTACAGGCCCGATGCCGGCCAGGTCCTCTGGGACGGTGCGCCCGTCGTCGCCCACTCCCCCGGTGAAGCGCGGCGGCTGGGGCTCAGCATCGTCCACCAGGAGTTCAACCTGGTAGGCCCCCTCTCCGTGGCCGAGAACCTCTTCCTCACCGATCTGCCCAGCTCCGGCGGGCTGCTGCGGGTGGGCGAGATGCGCAAGCGGGCCCGGGACCTCCTGGCCCGCCTGGATCTCGCCCTGGACGTGACGCGGCCGGTGGAGAGCCTCAGCGTGGCCGAGATGCAGCTGGTGGAGATCGCCCGCGCCCTGGCGAGCGACTGCCGGGTGCTGATCCTGGACGAGCCCACCGCCGCCCTCACCCGGGCCGAGGTGGAGCGGCTCTTCGACGTGCTGCGCGGCCTGCGCTCCCGGGGGGTGGCCTTGGTCTACATCTCCCACAAGCTGGAGGAGGTCTTCGCCCTCGCCGACCGGGTCACCGTCCTGCGCGACGGCCGCCAGGTGGGGAGCGGCCCTGCCGCCTCCTGGACCCGGGAAGAGGTCATCGCCCGCATGGTGGGGCGCGAGCTCTCGGGCTACTTCCCGGCCCGCCAGCGCCAGCCGGGTCCGCCCCTCCTGGAGGTCCGGGACCTCTCGGTTCCCGGCAAGCTTTTCGACGTGAGCCTGACCCTCCGGCAGGGCGAGATCCTGGGCGTCTTCGGGCTCATGGGGGCTGGGCAGGAGCTCTTGGCCCGAGCCCTCTTCGGAGCCGTTCCGGGCACCCAGGGCCAGATTCTCCTCGACGGCCGGCCCGTCCGCCTGGCGAGCCCCGCGGCGGCCATCTCCCATCACCTGGCCCTGGTCACCGAGGACCGGAAGCAGGAAGGCCTGGTCCTCATCGACGACGTGGTGGGCAACACCACGCTGGCCGCCCTCCGGCGCTTTTCCCCCGGCGGCTTCCTGCAGCGCCGGCGGCAGCGGGAGGTGACGGGTCGCTTCGTGGAGCGCCTGCGGATCCGCACGCCCTCCCTTTCCCAGGAGGTGGGCCACCTCTCCGGCGGCAACCAGCAGAAGGTGGTCCTGGCCAAGTGGCTGGCCACGGAGCCCCGGGTCCTCATCCTGGTCGAGCCCACCCGGGGCATCGACGTGGGCGCGAAGGCAGAGATCTACCAGATCATGAACGAGCTGGCCGCCCAGGGGCGGGCCCTCCTCTTCGTCTCGCCCGAGCTGCCCGAGATCCTGGGGCTCTCCGACCGGATCCTGGTCATGGCCGAAGGCCGGATCCGGGCCGAGCTCGACCCGGCACGCACCTCCCAGGAGGAGATCATGGCCCTGGCCACGGGCGTCGGGGTGGCCGCACACGGGGGTCCAGGTTCGGGGGCCCCTGCTGGAGGTGGACGCCCATGA
- a CDS encoding ABC transporter permease gives MTENRWLGWMQRYGMLAILVLLCLALGLMNERFFTPSNLLVVTRQATINGLLAAGMTLVILTGGIDLSVGSVLALAGAISAGTLASTGDVTLAVLAALGVGALVGLANGLLSAYPNLPPFIVTLASMAWARGLTLVYTDGRPILVREAAYRFIGGGYLGPMPMPVVILLVTYALLLVFLTRTRWGRLVYAIGGNEQACRLAGIPVNRVKTFVYTVSGLFAGLTGLVLTARLVSAQPTAGVAYELNAIAAVILGGTSLQGGRGTILGTLVGALIMGVLDNGLNLMNVSPFYQEVAKGLVILTAVLLDWALHRAGSLGLRSRAGEAAAIAPPNEEALSRRGPTP, from the coding sequence ATGACCGAGAACCGCTGGCTCGGTTGGATGCAGCGCTACGGAATGCTGGCCATCCTGGTGCTCCTCTGCCTGGCACTGGGCTTGATGAACGAGCGCTTCTTCACGCCTTCGAACCTGCTGGTGGTCACCCGGCAGGCCACCATCAACGGACTCCTGGCCGCCGGCATGACCCTGGTGATCCTCACCGGCGGCATCGACCTCTCGGTGGGCTCGGTGCTGGCGCTGGCCGGGGCCATCTCGGCGGGCACCCTCGCCTCCACCGGAGACGTGACCCTGGCCGTGCTGGCCGCTCTGGGCGTGGGGGCACTGGTGGGCCTGGCCAACGGCCTCCTCAGCGCCTACCCCAACCTGCCGCCCTTCATCGTCACCCTGGCGAGCATGGCCTGGGCCCGGGGGCTCACCCTGGTCTACACCGACGGCCGGCCGATCCTGGTCCGGGAGGCCGCCTACCGCTTCATCGGCGGCGGGTACCTGGGCCCGATGCCCATGCCCGTCGTCATCCTCCTGGTGACCTACGCCCTGCTCCTGGTCTTCCTCACCCGCACCCGCTGGGGCCGGCTGGTCTACGCCATCGGCGGCAACGAGCAGGCCTGCCGCCTGGCGGGCATCCCCGTCAACCGGGTGAAGACCTTCGTCTACACCGTTTCGGGGTTGTTCGCAGGCCTCACGGGTCTGGTGCTGACGGCCCGGCTGGTCTCGGCGCAGCCGACGGCGGGCGTGGCCTACGAGCTGAACGCCATTGCCGCCGTCATCCTGGGCGGCACCAGCCTCCAGGGCGGCCGGGGGACCATCCTGGGAACCCTGGTGGGCGCCCTGATCATGGGCGTGCTGGACAACGGCCTCAACCTGATGAACGTCTCGCCCTTCTACCAGGAGGTGGCCAAGGGGCTGGTGATCCTCACCGCCGTCCTGCTCGACTGGGCCCTCCACCGGGCGGGCAGCCTGGGGCTCCGCTCGCGGGCGGGCGAAGCTGCCGCCATCGCCCCGCCGAACGAGGAAGCGCTTTCGAGGAGGGGACCCACCCCATGA
- the rbsK gene encoding ribokinase, with amino-acid sequence MTRATRRPPSGPRETGFEVLVIGSLNMDLTVGVEHLPAPGATVLGHGFRTTPGGKGANQAVAAALAGAPTRILGCLGQDAYGQALRRALSDRDVRTEALLEDPSTPTGVALITVEASGQNTIVVAPGANARLAPRDVEAARPWFDQAGIVVLQQEIPVETVEKAVAQAAALRLPVLLNPAPARPFPLPRSLLEQVAYLVPNETEAAAMAGLPSLEGEEAVREAGRRLEGQGAPTVVITLGARGAFARTGGQELWVPAFSVQAVDATAAGDAFVGGLAAELVRGTELAMALRFASACGALAATRPGAQESLPDRQQVLRFLSEQGVAGP; translated from the coding sequence ATGACCCGCGCAACCAGGCGTCCTCCCAGCGGCCCTCGTGAAACCGGTTTCGAGGTCCTGGTGATCGGCAGCCTCAACATGGACCTGACGGTGGGCGTCGAGCATCTCCCTGCCCCGGGCGCCACGGTGCTGGGGCATGGCTTCCGCACCACCCCCGGCGGCAAGGGGGCCAACCAGGCCGTGGCAGCCGCCCTGGCCGGCGCCCCCACGCGGATCTTGGGCTGCCTGGGCCAGGACGCGTACGGCCAGGCGCTCCGGCGCGCCCTCTCAGACCGCGACGTCCGGACTGAGGCGCTCCTGGAGGATCCGAGCACCCCCACCGGGGTTGCCCTGATCACCGTGGAGGCCTCGGGCCAGAACACCATCGTGGTCGCCCCGGGCGCGAACGCCCGGCTCGCCCCGCGGGACGTCGAAGCGGCCCGCCCTTGGTTCGACCAGGCAGGGATCGTCGTCCTCCAGCAGGAGATCCCCGTCGAGACCGTTGAGAAAGCGGTTGCCCAGGCAGCGGCCCTGCGGCTCCCCGTGCTGCTCAACCCCGCCCCGGCGAGGCCCTTCCCCCTCCCCCGCTCCCTCCTGGAGCAGGTTGCCTACCTGGTCCCCAACGAGACCGAGGCGGCAGCCATGGCTGGGCTGCCGTCCCTGGAGGGCGAGGAGGCTGTCCGCGAGGCGGGGCGGCGGCTGGAGGGCCAGGGTGCCCCGACGGTGGTGATCACCCTGGGTGCTCGGGGCGCCTTCGCCCGGACGGGCGGCCAGGAGCTCTGGGTGCCCGCCTTCTCCGTGCAGGCCGTGGACGCCACCGCCGCCGGCGACGCCTTCGTGGGCGGCCTGGCGGCGGAGCTCGTGCGGGGGACGGAGCTCGCCATGGCCCTGCGCTTTGCCTCGGCGTGCGGCGCCCTGGCCGCAACGCGCCCCGGCGCGCAGGAAAGCCTTCCCGACCGCCAGCAGGTGCTCCGGTTCCTCTCCGAGCAGGGGGTGGCCGGCCCATGA